From a region of the Panicum virgatum strain AP13 chromosome 2K, P.virgatum_v5, whole genome shotgun sequence genome:
- the LOC120695742 gene encoding probable sarcosine oxidase: MAASNGGDAPGRFDVIVVGAGIMGSCAAYAASSRGARALLLERFDLLHHRGSSHGESRTIRATYPQAHYPPMVRLSRRLWEEAQADAGFRVLTPTPHLDLGPRDDPELRAAIRNGGGAVVAGGGAESASSWPWAGVFRVPDGWAAASSELGGVMKATKAVAMFQALAVKKGAVVRDRMEVVDIARRGEGSILVRTASGEEFHGAKCIVTVGAWTSKLVKSVVGMDLPVQPVHTLICYWKVKPGHESELTAEAGFPTFASYGDPYIYSTPSMEFPGLIKIAKHGGPPCDPDSRDWSTGAAGLAEPVARWIDAVMPGHVDTAGGPVIRQSCMYSMTPDEDYVIDFLGGEFGKDVVVGAGFSGHGFKMGPAVGRILAEMAMDGESRSAVEAGVDFEPLRIGRFVDNPKGNLNTRGDQGQK, translated from the exons ATGGCGGCGTCCAACGGCGGCGATGCCCCCGGGCGGTTCGACGTGATCGTGGTGGGCGCGGGCATCATGGGCAGCTGCGCGGCGTACGCGGCGTCctcccgcggcgcgcgcgcgctgcTTCTGGAGCGGTTCGACCTGCTCCACCACCGGGGCTCCTCGCACGGCGAGTCCCGCACCATCCGCGCCACCTacccgcaggcgcactacccgcCCATGGTGCGCCTGTCGCGGCGCCTCTGGGAGGAGGCCCAGGCCGACGCCGGGTTCCGCGTGCTCACGCCCACGCCGCACCTCGACCTGGGCCCGCGGGACGACCCCGAGCTCCGCGCTGCCAtcaggaacggcggcggcgccgtggtcgccggcggcggcgcggagtcgGCGTCATCCTGGCCGTGGGCGGGCGTGTTCAGGGTGCCTGacgggtgggcggcggcgagcagcgagcTCGGCGGGGTGATGAAGGCGACCAAGGCGGTGGCCATGTTCCAGGCGCTCGCCGTCAAGAAGGGCGCCGTCGTGAGGGACCGGATGGAGGTGGTTGACATCGCCAGGCGAG GAGAAGGATCAATCTTGGTCAGGACAGCGAGCGGCGAGGAATTCCATGGCGCCAAGTGCATTGTAACGGTCGGCGCCTGGACAAGCAAGCTGGTTAAGTCGGTCGTCGGCATGGACCTGCCGGTGCAGCCGGTGCACACGCTCATCTGCTACTGGAAGGTGAAGCCCGGCCACGAGAGCGAGCTCACCGCGGAGGCCGGCTTCCCGACGTTCGCCAGCTACGGCGACCCCTACATCTACAGCACGCCGTCGATGGAGTTCCCCGGCCTCATCAAGATCGCCAAGCACGGCGGCCCGCCGTGCGACCCGGACAGCAGGGACTGGTCcacgggcgccgccggcctggCGGAGCCCGTGGCCCGGTGGATCGACGCCGTCATGCCGGGCCACGTCGACACCGCCGGCGGGCCGGTCATCCGGCAGTCGTGCATGTACTCCATGACGCCCGACGAGGACTACGTGATCGACTTCCTGGGCGGGGAGTTTGGGAaggacgtcgtcgtcggcgcggGGTTCTCCGGCCACGGGTTCAAGATGGGGCCGGCTGTTGGGAGGATCCTGGCCGAGATGGCCATGGACGGGGAGTCAAGatcggcggtggaggccggcgtggatttcgaACCCCTCAGGATCGGCAGGTTCGTGGACAATCCCAAGGGAAACCTCAATACTCGTGGAGATCAGGGCCAAAAATGA
- the LOC120695743 gene encoding KH domain-containing protein HEN4-like isoform X2: protein MEVVPTPSVAGGGASSSSTPSPSTKRPTTTLRLLCPSSSAAALRPSRDLHVDHPPVGDEVVLTVSGPYAPAAAVRAWERVVGHRVEGDEAMGGDEEEEREVTGAVGCRMLAAGGQVGCVLGKGGKTVERMRQESGAQIRVFRNREQLAPCAGPGDELIHISGSFSQVRKGLLAVSTCLQDNPRPETSTIPMGRPFGPPVSGTGCPPGMDPHSQRNYLPPPMPGAPAPRFFFEQEIVFRMIILNDMVGSIIGKGGSTIRALQSETGASIKILEPIADSDERIVAISARENSDMMHSPAQDAVVRVYSRISEASIDRNSATPARLLVPAQHIGCLLGKGGSIITEMRKFTGAGIRIFGNEQIPRCAQRNDEMVQVTGSFQSIQDALIHITGRIRDVIIPKPHPSGGMPPYPPAGNIPLHQPRQEPPPPHPHHSGGMPPYPMHSFRADAPMGPFETGGHRPPLAHSMEHMGADRMPYSYGCEQGGPRPFLEQPSPRTWAPEAPNTNIEAPRNMPDAVASTDFRKGPVAGENQVATPTSTTTEVIPCKYIGCICGTNGSDLAEIKKMSGASITVHDPKPGDTNSIVVICGDPEQTKKAQSLIHAFIFCGLCQTDMQ from the exons atggAAGTCGTCCCCACCCcgtccgtcgccggcggcggcgcctcctcctcctcgaccccttCCCCATCCACCAAGCGCCCGACCACCACGCTCCGCCTGCTATGCCcctccagcagcgccgccgcgctccgccccTCTCGGGATCTCCACGTGGACCATCCGCCCGTGGGGGACGAGGTCGTGCTCACCGTCTCCGGGCCGTACGCCCCCGCAGCGGCGGTGAGGGCGTGGGAGCGCGTGGTGGGACACAGGGTCGAGGGCGACGAGGCCATGGGAggcgatgaggaggaggagagggaggtgaCGGGCGCCGTCGGCTGCCGGATGCTGGCCGCCGGCGGTCAGGTGGGGTGCGTGCTGGGGAAGGGAGGGAAAACGGTGGAGCGGATGCGGCAGGAGAGCGGAGCCCAGATCAGGGTGTTCCGGAACAGGGAGCAGCTGGCCCCCTGCGCTGGGCCGGGGGATGAACTTATCCAT ATAAGTGGGAGCTTTTCTCAAGTACGGAAAGGACTGCTAGCAGTTTCAACCTGCCTCCAAGATAATCCTAGGCCGGAAACAAGCACTATTCCAATGGGAAGACCATTTGGGCCTCCAGTTAGTGGTACTGGTTGCCCCCCTGGCATGGATCCTCATTCTcaaagaaactatttaccacCACCCATGC CTGGTGCCCCTGCACCTAGATTCTTTTTTGAACAAGAGATAGTGTTCAGAATGATAATTCTCAATGACATGGTGGGCAGCATAATTGGAAAAGGTGGTTCCACTATCCGCGCATTACAAAGTGAAACAGGTGCTTCTATAAAGATTTTAGAGCCTATTGCAGATTCAGACGAGCGTATCGTTGCCATATCTGCACGTGAG AATTCTGACATGATGCATTCTCCAGCTCAAGATGCAGTTGTCCGGGTTTACTCTAGGATTTCAGAGGCATCTATCGATAGAAACTCAGCTACACCTGCAAGGCTTCTTGTTCCAGCACAACATATCGGTTGCCTGCTAGGGAAAGGTGGATCCATTATTACAGAGATGAGAAAGTTTACAGGAGCTGGCATTCGAATTTTTGGGAATGAACAAATTCCAAGATGTGCACAACGAAATGATGAGATGGTTCAG GTCACTGGTAGCTTCCAATCCATCCAGGATGCATTAATTCATATCACTGGAAGGATTAGGGATGTCATCATTCCCAAGCCACACCCCAGTGGAGGCATGCCTCCATATCCACCTGCTGGAAACATCCCTCTTCACCAACCTAGACAAGAACCACCTCCGCCACACCCACATCACAGTGGGGGCATGCCTCCATATCCTATGCATTCTTTCAGAGCTGATGCTCCTATGGGTCCCTTTGAAACAGGTGGCCATCGGCCACCTCTCGCACATTCGATGGAACATATGGGTGCTGATAGGATGCCATATTCATACGGTTGTGAACAAGGAGGTCCTCGTCCTTTTTTGGAACAGCCATCACCAAGAACCTGGGCTCCTGAG GCACCAAATACAAACATTGAAGCTCCAAGAAACATGCCTGATGCAGTGGCATCCACAGATTTTAGAAAGGGGCCCGTGGCAGG TGAAAATCAAGTAGCTACGCCAACAAGTACAACGACTGAAGTTATTCCTTGCAAGTATATAGGCTGCATTTGTGGAACCAATGGCAGTGATCTTGCAGAGATAAAAAAG ATGTCGGGTGCTTCAATTACAGTTCACGATCCAAAACCTGGCGATACAAATTCCATAGTTGTCATATGTGGGGATCCCGAACAAACCAAGAAAGCACAGAGCTTGATTCACGCCTTCATTTTCTGTGGTCTGTGTCAAACTGATATGCAATGA
- the LOC120695743 gene encoding KH domain-containing protein HEN4-like isoform X1: MEVVPTPSVAGGGASSSSTPSPSTKRPTTTLRLLCPSSSAAALRPSRDLHVDHPPVGDEVVLTVSGPYAPAAAVRAWERVVGHRVEGDEAMGGDEEEEREVTGAVGCRMLAAGGQVGCVLGKGGKTVERMRQESGAQIRVFRNREQLAPCAGPGDELIHISGSFSQVRKGLLAVSTCLQDNPRPETSTIPMGRPFGPPVSGTGCPPGMDPHSQRNYLPPPMPDYHTRNYPNNAGAPAPRFFFEQEIVFRMIILNDMVGSIIGKGGSTIRALQSETGASIKILEPIADSDERIVAISARENSDMMHSPAQDAVVRVYSRISEASIDRNSATPARLLVPAQHIGCLLGKGGSIITEMRKFTGAGIRIFGNEQIPRCAQRNDEMVQVTGSFQSIQDALIHITGRIRDVIIPKPHPSGGMPPYPPAGNIPLHQPRQEPPPPHPHHSGGMPPYPMHSFRADAPMGPFETGGHRPPLAHSMEHMGADRMPYSYGCEQGGPRPFLEQPSPRTWAPEAPNTNIEAPRNMPDAVASTDFRKGPVAGENQVATPTSTTTEVIPCKYIGCICGTNGSDLAEIKKMSGASITVHDPKPGDTNSIVVICGDPEQTKKAQSLIHAFIFCGLCQTDMQ, translated from the exons atggAAGTCGTCCCCACCCcgtccgtcgccggcggcggcgcctcctcctcctcgaccccttCCCCATCCACCAAGCGCCCGACCACCACGCTCCGCCTGCTATGCCcctccagcagcgccgccgcgctccgccccTCTCGGGATCTCCACGTGGACCATCCGCCCGTGGGGGACGAGGTCGTGCTCACCGTCTCCGGGCCGTACGCCCCCGCAGCGGCGGTGAGGGCGTGGGAGCGCGTGGTGGGACACAGGGTCGAGGGCGACGAGGCCATGGGAggcgatgaggaggaggagagggaggtgaCGGGCGCCGTCGGCTGCCGGATGCTGGCCGCCGGCGGTCAGGTGGGGTGCGTGCTGGGGAAGGGAGGGAAAACGGTGGAGCGGATGCGGCAGGAGAGCGGAGCCCAGATCAGGGTGTTCCGGAACAGGGAGCAGCTGGCCCCCTGCGCTGGGCCGGGGGATGAACTTATCCAT ATAAGTGGGAGCTTTTCTCAAGTACGGAAAGGACTGCTAGCAGTTTCAACCTGCCTCCAAGATAATCCTAGGCCGGAAACAAGCACTATTCCAATGGGAAGACCATTTGGGCCTCCAGTTAGTGGTACTGGTTGCCCCCCTGGCATGGATCCTCATTCTcaaagaaactatttaccacCACCCATGCCTGATTACCACACAAGGAATTATCCAAATAATGCTGGTGCCCCTGCACCTAGATTCTTTTTTGAACAAGAGATAGTGTTCAGAATGATAATTCTCAATGACATGGTGGGCAGCATAATTGGAAAAGGTGGTTCCACTATCCGCGCATTACAAAGTGAAACAGGTGCTTCTATAAAGATTTTAGAGCCTATTGCAGATTCAGACGAGCGTATCGTTGCCATATCTGCACGTGAG AATTCTGACATGATGCATTCTCCAGCTCAAGATGCAGTTGTCCGGGTTTACTCTAGGATTTCAGAGGCATCTATCGATAGAAACTCAGCTACACCTGCAAGGCTTCTTGTTCCAGCACAACATATCGGTTGCCTGCTAGGGAAAGGTGGATCCATTATTACAGAGATGAGAAAGTTTACAGGAGCTGGCATTCGAATTTTTGGGAATGAACAAATTCCAAGATGTGCACAACGAAATGATGAGATGGTTCAG GTCACTGGTAGCTTCCAATCCATCCAGGATGCATTAATTCATATCACTGGAAGGATTAGGGATGTCATCATTCCCAAGCCACACCCCAGTGGAGGCATGCCTCCATATCCACCTGCTGGAAACATCCCTCTTCACCAACCTAGACAAGAACCACCTCCGCCACACCCACATCACAGTGGGGGCATGCCTCCATATCCTATGCATTCTTTCAGAGCTGATGCTCCTATGGGTCCCTTTGAAACAGGTGGCCATCGGCCACCTCTCGCACATTCGATGGAACATATGGGTGCTGATAGGATGCCATATTCATACGGTTGTGAACAAGGAGGTCCTCGTCCTTTTTTGGAACAGCCATCACCAAGAACCTGGGCTCCTGAG GCACCAAATACAAACATTGAAGCTCCAAGAAACATGCCTGATGCAGTGGCATCCACAGATTTTAGAAAGGGGCCCGTGGCAGG TGAAAATCAAGTAGCTACGCCAACAAGTACAACGACTGAAGTTATTCCTTGCAAGTATATAGGCTGCATTTGTGGAACCAATGGCAGTGATCTTGCAGAGATAAAAAAG ATGTCGGGTGCTTCAATTACAGTTCACGATCCAAAACCTGGCGATACAAATTCCATAGTTGTCATATGTGGGGATCCCGAACAAACCAAGAAAGCACAGAGCTTGATTCACGCCTTCATTTTCTGTGGTCTGTGTCAAACTGATATGCAATGA